One region of Chitinophagales bacterium genomic DNA includes:
- a CDS encoding T9SS type A sorting domain-containing protein, whose amino-acid sequence NPMHNELQVIAKNVSASAVIKIMDMLGNVRLSETMRSSNFHCLVNDLAAGCYLIMAVGEQGKELFKEIIVKQ is encoded by the coding sequence AATCCGATGCATAACGAATTACAGGTGATAGCAAAAAATGTTAGTGCAAGTGCAGTAATAAAAATTATGGACATGCTTGGCAATGTTCGCCTCAGTGAAACAATGAGATCATCCAACTTTCATTGCCTGGTCAACGACCTGGCTGCTGGGTGTTACCTGATAATGGCAGTCGGTGAACAAGGTAAAGAGCTCTTTAAGGAAATAATTGTTAAACAATAA
- a CDS encoding T9SS type A sorting domain-containing protein → MKKIILLFPLIFLSKILLAQIYTVPGAQIQPAWVFPLWFENGNGQKDTVYYSYDINSGDPFNPDYDTIFGDFAQVIDTTKFQVYYGCSLSSDFLASKSTTTNYNLQGGVSICCYKPVLPIILRWDRNLFYSDSLPFPDLDPAPRAEGHMWFDLPTYVDSCNFSDPILMTDTVLYSFVPCHKADSIIFNGPALSYLVFSIHPWDGIILSAELTANVEDILCYTDLSGNQITISSTTIIDSRKATIVDMFGRIVSDQDIKQSKEQIDISNITPGVYLLIVTDNNLLIYKYKFIKT, encoded by the coding sequence ATGAAGAAAATAATTCTCCTCTTTCCGCTTATTTTCCTTAGCAAAATTTTATTAGCCCAAATTTACACCGTGCCAGGTGCACAAATACAGCCCGCGTGGGTGTTTCCTTTATGGTTTGAAAATGGTAATGGACAAAAGGATACTGTATATTATTCTTATGATATAAATTCAGGAGATCCTTTCAACCCCGATTACGATACAATTTTTGGAGATTTTGCACAAGTAATCGATACTACCAAATTCCAGGTATATTATGGATGCTCATTGAGTTCAGACTTTCTTGCTTCTAAGTCTACAACGACAAATTATAATTTGCAGGGAGGAGTAAGTATTTGTTGTTACAAACCTGTTTTACCAATCATCTTGCGGTGGGATCGAAATCTTTTCTATAGTGATTCACTACCCTTTCCTGACCTTGACCCTGCGCCAAGGGCAGAAGGGCACATGTGGTTTGATCTGCCTACCTATGTGGATAGCTGCAACTTCAGCGATCCCATTTTAATGACTGATACTGTGCTCTACTCATTTGTGCCTTGTCATAAAGCTGACAGCATCATCTTTAATGGTCCTGCTCTTTCGTATCTGGTATTTTCAATTCATCCCTGGGATGGGATCATATTAAGTGCTGAATTGACAGCAAATGTTGAAGATATTCTCTGTTATACTGATTTATCCGGTAACCAGATCACAATCAGTTCTACGACTATTATAGATAGCCGAAAAGCTACCATCGTAGATATGTTTGGCAGAATAGTATCTGACCAGGATATTAAACAAAGTAAAGAACAAATAGACATCTCAAACATTACACCTGGTGTTTATTTGTTGATAGTTACTGACAATAACCTTCTCATTTATAAATACAAATTCATCAAAACTTAA